ttcctcccgcagttgatcttccgaaatattgcgttctgacggtgctttttccagcagaatcctggctccggtgcttgatcctccaataatgatgaaacatgcaaaatagatgaaataacataagtattgtgtcccaatatgaaatatatcaatgaataacagcaaattatgatataaaatagtgatgcaaattggacgtatcagtggccgCGGCATACCTGCGTTTGTCGAGGCAGAGACGGTGGCCGCCCTAGATACGAGGATGGCCGTGGCAGAGACGATGATGGCTGCAGCAGAGACCCACGGTGGCCGCGGGAGAGATCTTGTTCTCGATGCACAGACGACGGTGGCCGCCACAGAGATGTGCGTCCGACGGTCGGTGATGTGCGGGGTGCCGGATGGTGGTTCAGCTCGGGGGCGGCGGACGGTGGTTCAGGTGGGGGGCGGCGGAGGTGGGAAGATGGAGGTTCAGAACTAGGTCAACGAGTCCACGACCTGCACTATTTCTAACCAATGACCCCCCATTACTCGCACGTAATGTACCAGTCAACGCATTCATTAATCATTAAATGGGCCAAAAGCCCATTAAGTTGTCCCAACACATAATAATGCAATTTACGTCCCATATTTGTAACTATTATTTTcaatgcaaagtttcaaattgcaTTCTGGTTTTTACAAATAATAAATTCCAAATTTTACTTCATGCACATTACATCTATGTCTGTAAACTAAGATCTATCATTTATGAAGAAAGTTACAATTTTATTGATTCATACAAAATTTGAAAAATAATATTAATTTTTTTGCTGCATCCCTTAAATTTTGTGCAAACAATAGTTGACATAACAATTtttacatcacaaggttcacaagtgtgccaaatcatgccccattccatggtggtttggtcatttttctgcaatttccccctcttttcgtccgaaaacccctctttcgacacatctacaccatggggccaccatggtgccaactcctaaatgggaaaacacatagcaaccaaggtttcacatcacaaggttcacaagtgtgccaaatcttggcccattccatggtggtttggtcatttttctgcAATTtttccctcttttcgtccgaaaacccctctttcgacacatctacaccatggggccaccatggtgccaactccaaaatggtaaaacacttagaaaccaaggtttcacatcacaaggtgcaCACgtatgccaaatcttgccccattacatggtggtttggtcattttttggacattcccccctcttttcgtccgaaaatccctctttcgacacatctacaccatggggccaccatgccaccaactccaaaatgggaaaacacttagcaaccaaggtttcacatcacaaggttcacaagtgtgccaaatcatgccccattccatggccaaatcatgccccattccatggtggtttggtcattttttggacattcccccctcttttcgtccgaaaacccctctttcgacacatctacaccatggggccaccatgccaccaactccaaaatggaaaaacacttagaaaccaaggtttcacatcacaaggtgcacaagtgtgccaaatcttgccccattacatggtggtttggtcattttttggcaattaccccctcttttcgtccgaaaacccctctttcgacacatctacaccatggggccaccatggtgcaactccaaaatgggaaaacacttaCCAACCAAGGTttgacatcacaaggttcacaagtgtgccaaatcttgtcccaatccatggtggtttggtcattttttggcaattaccccctcttttcgtccgaaaacccctgtttcgacacatctacaccatggggccaccatggtgccaactccaaaatgggaaaacacttagaaaccaaggttttacATCACaaggtgcacaagtgtgccaaatctttccCCAttacatggtggtttggtcattttttggacattcccccctcttttcttccgaaaacccctctttcgacacatctacaccatggggccaccatgccaccaactccaaaatgggaaaacacttagcaaccaaggtttcacatcacaaggtttacaagtgtgccaaatcttgccccaatccatggtggtttggtcattttttggcaattaccccctcttttcgtccgaaaacccctctttcgacacatctacaccatggggtcaccatgccaccaactccaaaatgggaaaaaacttagcaaccaaggtttcacatcacaaggttcacaagtgtgccaaatcttgccccaatccatggtggtttggtcattttttggcaattaccccctcttttcgtccgaaaacccctctctcgacacatctacaccatggggccaccatgccaccaactccaaaatatcaaaacccatagcaaccaaggtgtgatatcacaatgtgcacaagggtgccaaatcttgccccaatccatcgtggtttggtcagttttttgcCATTTTCCCctattttcgtccgaaaacccctctctcgacacatctccaccatggggctaccatggtgccaactacaaaatatcaaaacccatagcaaccaaggtgtgatatcacaatgtgcacaagggtgccaaatcttgccccaatccatggtggtttggtcagttttttgccattttcccctcttttcgtccgaaaacccctctctcgacacatctccaccatggggccaccatggtgccaactccaaaatatcaaaacccatagcaaccaaggtgtgatatcacaatgtgcacaagggtgccaaatcttgccccaatccatggtggtttggtcacttTTTTGCCATTTTCCCctattttcgtccgaaaacccctctctcgacacatctccaccatggggccaccatggtgccaactccaaaatatcaaaacccatagcaaccaagatgTCACATCAGaaggtgcacaagtgtgccaaataatgCCCCATTCCATGTTGGTTTCGTCATTTTTTggacattcccccctcttttcgtccgaaaacccctctctcgacacacccctaccatggggccaccatggcacCAACGACTAAATTTGAAAAACCTTGGCAaaaaaggtttcacatcacaagctgCACAacagtgccaaatcatgccccattccatggtggtttggtcattttttgggcattccccctcttttcgtccgaaaacccctccgtCGAAACACTTCCCTTTGCTCTACTATATTTACAGGCAAGGACTGTTGTTGATCTGCTCTAATATTTGGATGATTTCTTGCTGATGTGCCCTAATATTTCGATGATTTGTTGTAATATTTAACTCGGTTTATATTTAAATTTGCATTAGTCCTAATGTGCTAGCATATCATTAAATTCACAGCCATGTTACCTAACCATCTATATGCAAATTTGTCACTACTATTACAAATTTGCATTAGTCCTATTTGAACTAATTGAACTATTGGTCCTATTTAAATTTGCATTAGTCCTATTTGAACTATTACACTAGGATTCAGGAAACGCCCTCATCATGTTAATGAAAGACATGCATATTTTTGTTTGCAATGATGGATTACAAtttttttttatgtttgaaacttcTGCTAAACTTTAGCTGTGCTTCCATTCACAAATTAATGAAACATGCAACCACCATCATTCCAAATGAAACACAGAGCTAAGCATCAGCACCTACATAATAATTCAACACATAACATACATCCACACAGATTCAGTAATTAAGACCATCACTATAATTGATGGTCTGACAACTCAGTTCAAAAGCAAACCAAACATTGTTCAACACAGCACATAGCATAAGTTCCAACATCATAAACCAAAAGCATATCTAAAACATCATCCAGAGCAACCACCATCCACAGGAACTAGGCATCATGCATCCTCCATAGCAAGCACCAAGAGAAGCCCATGATGCTCTGCCCTTATCTGCTTGGAGGTGCCAGTATGGGCTAGCTCCTCGCAGTGCTGCCTCGGTCCCTGAAGCTTGCCATCCTTGGGCTTCACCTTGTGCCATGGACAGAAGTACCTCCCCCTCTTCTTGAAAGGGAGGTCCCCAGCCTCCAGCTTCTGCAGCAGCTTGGTCTTGAAGGATCCAATGTTCCTGCTGTCCACGGACTCGCATGAATCCTGGGAGTCATACTGCACAACAACAAAATGTACAAGTTATGATTACAGATACAAAGCAAACAGAATGAAATACATGCAATGGTACAGAACAACTTGTATAGCTCACCTCCAGGGAGCCATCTGAATCCTCCAACTCCTCATATGGAGCAGGGACAGGTGGAGCAGGCACTGGTGGAGCAGGCAATGCTGGAGCAGGCACaggttcttcctcctcctggattGGAGCATGCAcaggttcctcctcctcctggattGGAGGAGGGACAGGTACTTCCTCCTCCTGGATTGGAGGAGGGACAGGTCCTAGCTCCTGGATTGGAGGAGGCAcaagctcctcctcctcgcgcttCCGCTTCCTGGAACCTTCACCAGCCTGCATACAAATATGAAAAGTCACCACAGTAATCACCTATAGGAAAATAACATCCAAATACTATGCATACCAAATAGATCATCTTAATTATTctttcattatatcttatgtataCTCCAAACTACCAAGTCTAAGGGAATTATATTTATAGTTACATTATGCTAGCACCTACCCTGATCATGCTTTCATTATACTATACATTACAGGACCCTTTCAATCATAGCACATTAATCTCATGATAAATCCCCACATTAATCTCAAAAGGTTAATATTCTCACATTATTCTAGGTCATCAAAATTAGCTGGATGCTTACATTATAATTTTGCAATATAATCAGCACATACTAAATAATTTACAGTACAGCCGTGTACATAATTTAAATAAAAGAAATTTCCAAGTAGCAGGACACAGGAGGCTAATTCTTGTCAGTGTAACTGATATAGATGTATACTGTCTGCTCTGTTAAGCAATGCATCAGAACTGCAATAAGTCAACAAGTAAGTAACTATATCACCTGTAGTCATTATTTTCATGGGATTTATTGATAATTAATTAGAATCTTAAATAATAACTGATAACTCCTTCGAGGCTTTCCAACTTAGCAAAGAtgggatgtgcaacatcattaatTCGACCAACATGAGCTTAAAGAAACAGCTAGCATGGTAAGCTAGTAACTATGAAATGAGAACCAGCAGCAATGCAACCATTGCACCTAGCAGCTTATCTTGACATGACTTCCATGACAAATTTGATGAATCAGAACAACAATGAAGCATTCTCCTAAACTACAGTTTCTTTTATTGTGTTCTCTGCTCTAGCTAGGCCGCTCCAATACTATAGTATTTTGAAATCACTAAGGTTTAACTAAAATATAATGTTTGATGTCATCTACGTCCTGGTGTTTAATCATCATCAATGTTTCAAACCAGTTGATGCATGTCTGTGTATAAATACTACTACCAATATGCGATAATCTGTATATGAACATATTGtgtgaaaacatttgaaactatCAATATGCGATAATCTGTGCACCCATGCTTGCCTCTCAGACCAGTTAATCGAAATCAAAAAAAGCCGACAACGCACTAACCTCCATCTGCATGTCGTCCTTGACCTCGCAGACATGCCCGGACGCCTCCGCACCGATCAGATCCGCCACCACCTTCAAGGCCGCGGACGGTTCAGCCTGATCCACCAGATCCGCCACCACCGTGACGGCTGCGGCACCATCACCGGCAGCATCACCCGCATCGCCCTTCCCTGTAGCAGATTCGTCGCCGTCCACATCCGCCGTTGCCGCCACCAACGGGCCGACGGCGGGAGAGCCGATGACGGAGGTCTCCACGGCGGTCTTGCTTGCACCGTCcgccgtcttcttctcctctccagCTCCGCCATCCCCTCCAACCGCCTCCGGCCGCGCATCCCCTTCCACGACCGCCAGCATCTTCACTTCTTCCGCGGCAGCTCTACCAGGTTCCATCGCCGCCAGATCTACTCAATAGCCCACGATCCACTGCCTAACCTACGGGCGGAGTGACAGGGAGAGAGACAAGGGTTTTTTGGCGGAGAgatggagctcgaagaagtgggGAAGGGGGGGAAATGGAAGCGGACGAGCGGTTCCAGGACTTTTATATGCCCCGACGCCTCCGCTCCCTCGCCACGTCTTTCTACACGTCACCGACGCCTTCCCTTCCTTGCCACGTTACACGCCACGTCATCCCCATATACGTACATAATACAGTATAAGTGACTCCCGTATACCCTACGCCGAAGCGGTATCAGCTAATCTTGACCGTCCTTGTGTTTTTCAGCTGAACGTCGTTCGCCacgggggggacaccggagcacaggCGCTCAGAGATCATCTTTGCCCCAGAGAAGTTAGCAAGCGTAAAATATATATGGCGAGGAAGGCAACCGCGGCCATGGACGGCAAGAGGTCGGAGCTCGCGAGGGCGATGGCCGAGGCGGAGGCGAGGGAGGAGCGGCTGCGGCAGCAGCTTGAGGCGGCGCTGGCAcgggtggccgtggcggaggaggccgaggagcgGCTGTGCGTGCAGCTCGGCGAGCTGGAGGCGGAGGCCATGGAGCAGGCTCTCGAGTACCAACAGCACGTCAGGTCGCTCTCCGAGAGGCTCGCCTTCATGGACGGCGTGCTCAGGTCCTCCGGCGCCCTCCAGAGCGCCGTCGTCGCCGGCGGCATGCACTGACCATGGTTGCTTCCTTCAGTGCTCCGTATATGCTATGCTAAGGATCATATGCCAGACTGCACGGATTTGGTTTTCTTAATCTCAACTTCTGTGTGGTGTGGTCAGTGCGGTGTGTACAGGATGTGCATTTTTTTACTTGAGATGTGTATAGTGTCATTTGCGTAGTTCCAAATGTCTCTTTGCAGAACAACTGAAATTTTCTTGGTCCTGTGTACGGTTGTGCTGAGTTGCTGACGTTTACGTATATGCATTTATCGATCTCACACACAATGGATTCCTTGATTACGATCGAACTTGTACATAAATAAATATACTTATGTGCATCTCAGAAGTGATCTTGCAGTTCGGTATTGCCTTATTCGATTGGCAACCTTGACATTGACACATGAAAACAAGATCTTTTACGGACTTTCAGAAAGTACTAGCACGGTGAGAAAACGGTTCACTCCTCAAGGGCGACCTCGCAACCTCCCACCTCCTCTCCTCCCCCCTCCCCGTCGTTGCCGGCAAGAGCTgccgggcaaagcccgtgcgGTGCCCGCGCCGGCGGGATCTTTCTTACCCACACATTTGGTGGCTGCTCAGGGCCGTCTTGCATGGCGGCGGTGCGGCTCGGGTGGCGGGGATCCGGCtttggcgagcggttgggctggcggcggcggaggcggcctgTGGTGGTGCTTCTAGCCACCGGCGGTTTGGACATGGAGTTCATAATGAGAAATTATGTCTAGTGGCATTCGATCACAGAAGTCGGTATGCGGTTGGGCCTAGATCTGGGCCGACAGGCGGGTCAGGTGGGCTCCGCCGGCTGAGTCCAAGGTAGCTTGTGGATGATGCAGAGGGGTTGCTCATCGTTCTCGCTGCCCTGTGATGCCTCGCCATGTCCTCTGCTGGTTGTAGCTGTGCTAGATCGTAGCCAGGCGGGCCCGATCTAGATCGTGGCCAGGCGGGCCCGATCTAGATCGTGGCCAGGCGGGCCCGATCTAGATCGTGGCTAGGCGGGCAGATCTAGACGTGCTCATCCCTACTGTTCCTCTACGTTGGTGGCACGTCGGCTTGAGTTGGGTCGCTgaggcggcggccctggatggtGGGAGTTCCCCTGTTTGGCGAGCGAGCCAAAGGCTGCTCAGGTGCTAGCCGTGTTCCTTGGTGTGTGGACGGCGTGGTTCCGACGAGACGCACGGTGTGAGAGTGGTGTGGCACGGCCGTTAGCGCCCGTGGAGGACGGGTTGCTAATGTCGGGGGAAACCCTTGCCCTGGACCATGACGGCGACGGCTGTTGACGTCgtccccttcttgaaggcgtcgttgtGGCGATGCTCCAAGATCTCCGGGTCGGGCGGTATCGACGTTATTACGTCATGATCTTCTTGAAGATGCCGTCTTGGAGCTCACGGCATGCGGCTCTCCGAAGGTTGTGTGGTAGAGGTGTGATATCTTCGGATGGCGTTGGCTCTTCGTTTTCCATCCTTTGGCAAGGCTTGCTTCGTGCCCTAGTCCTCGTTGCACTACCCTTGTGCTACTTGTTGGCATGTGGACAACATTGGTCGGTTCCTGGTGGTGGTCGACCTCTGGTGGCGCGCCTGCGACGGGGAGGTCTGTTGATAGCGTGCGTGTTTGTTGGCTCGCTCTTTGGGTGAGCTCCAGTCCGACACTGTTGTCCAGTGTTAGCTCCGAATCTAAATAGCCATCGTAATAGTCATTGTCCACGCTTCCGCTTGTAGCTTCCTATGTAGTTCATGTGGGTGTGTGTAGCTTTAAGCTGGTTCAACATCTTGTATCTTGTCCTTCGTTGATTTAACGTTGGACTAGTAGTGTATCTTAAATCAATTTATCTCACACCACAAGCAAACCATGAGATTTGCTACGCAGTAGAATATGAACATTACGGCAAGTCGCAAGGGTATGAAACCGGGAACTAGCTCGATAGGTCAAGAACGCCCTTGGCCTTGGCttctacccgcaaaaaaaaaaaaaaaaaaaaaaagagaacgcCCTTGGCTTCACCTTGAAAACTTCGGCGAGAGACCGAGTCAAATATCTTGTCTTGTAATTAAGGATGGAGCATGATAGTTGAACGATCTCAATAATTTGACTGGGCTTGACGACATTACTAGAAACAGATGGGGAACGCCCCACAGAAAACGACTAAGTGCGGAGCGACACCATCCAGCACAAAGTTGACTGATTTAATGTACTGTAGAGTAATTAGAAATAGCAAAGGCCAATCAGTGTGTCCTCAGAAATTCACAGAAGCATGGTGAAATCGGAGAGGTAGTATTTTCCGTCCTGAACCGTGGACATTTTCATGCTGAAAATTATCAATATTCAGATAACTGGCTGGTTGTGAAATTGTCGTGGACATTTTCATGCTGAAAATTATCAATATCCAGATAACTGAATGGTTGTGAAATTGGTCATGCTTCCTAGAAGCAGGATTTTTTCACATTATTCAGGAAGATACCATGAACTCTTACAGTGTGAATTCCTCTCTGACTTTATGAGGTATTATTACAACAGTTGGTCAAAAGGCTAGAAGCACCAAATTAGGTATGGCCTGCTAGCGTCGAATCTAAAGCATGGCACAGAGAGTCTACGAATACACCATAaacacaaagaaaatgaacttgtgGTGTAGGGGCTGCCACATGCCCCGCCCCAACAAAGAATATATGAAGATGCTAGaaggagtggtgttttggcacatgagaccatatgcttcctttattttgaaatgcatggtacatatattttgattttttttaaaaatgaaacaaaaaattcgcacgcacatcttcacgtgctacgcgctcacaaagtcttttcatgaaaaatcaacttgtcgtgtgacatgtgtaaaaaagacaaaattcaatgcTAAAAATAAAGCTTTCCAGAAGATAAATTTTctattttttacatagaccataaAAAATGTTTGTTCCTCGCGAAACTTGACGAACTCACGTATATTatagagatgtacatgtagaatattttgtcaattttttttgacatttcgaaatataggtttttttttttgttgagcaagcatacgtgatacgtctccgacgtatcgataatttcttatg
This Lolium perenne isolate Kyuss_39 chromosome 1, Kyuss_2.0, whole genome shotgun sequence DNA region includes the following protein-coding sequences:
- the LOC127306231 gene encoding protein RESPONSE TO LOW SULFUR 2-like, with the translated sequence MARKATAAMDGKRSELARAMAEAEAREERLRQQLEAALARVAVAEEAEERLCVQLGELEAEAMEQALEYQQHVRSLSERLAFMDGVLRSSGALQSAVVAGGMH